In Balaenoptera ricei isolate mBalRic1 chromosome 4, mBalRic1.hap2, whole genome shotgun sequence, the following are encoded in one genomic region:
- the AHSG gene encoding alpha-2-HS-glycoprotein: protein MKSLVLLLCLAQLCGCHSVPHGPVLGYREPACDDPETEQAALAAVDYINRHLPHGYKHILNQIDSVKVWPRRPTGEVFDLEIDTLETTCHVLDPTPLANCSVRQLKEHAVEGDCDFNVLKQDGQFSVLSAKCDSSPDSAEDVHKVCPDCPLLAPLNDSRVVHAVEAALATFNAQKSGSYFQLVEISRAQFVPLPASVSVEFAVAATDCVAKEVVDPAKCNLLAEKQYGFCKGMVTENVAGGEDVAVTCTVFQTQPVLPQPQPDGAEAGPLTPAQGSAGPALSPAGLPAASLVVGPRAVAAPPIPPPVHPAHYDLRHAFSGVASVESASGETFHVGKTPKVAQPSVPAPEGPVPVVRPCPGRIRYFKI from the exons ATGAAGTCCCTCGTCCTGCTCCTTTGCCTTGCTCAGCTCTGTGGCTGCCACTCTGTCCCGCATGGCCCGGTTCTGGGTTATAGGGAACCAGCCTGTGATGACCCAGAAACAGAGCAAGCAGCCCTGGCGGCCGTGGACTACATCAACAGGCACCTTCCTCATGGCTACAAGCACATCTTAAACCAGATTGACAGTGTGAAGGTGTGGCCGCGG CGGCCGACGGGAGAGGTGTTTGACCTTGAAATAGACACGCTGGAAACCACCTGCCATGTACTGGACCCCACCCCCCTGGCAAACTGCAGCGTGAGGCAGCTGAAAGAGCAC GCGGTGGAAGGAGACTGCGATTTCAATGTGCTGAAACAGGACGGACAGTTTTCCGTGTTGTCTGCAAAATGTGATTCCAGTCCAG ACTCGGCCGAGGACGTGCACAAGGTGTGTCCAGACTGCCCCCTGCTGGCCCCGCTCAACGACAGCCGGGTGGTGCACGCAGTAGAGGCCGCGCTGGCTACCTTCAACGCCCAGAAAAGCGGCTCCTACTTTCAACTTGTGGAAATTTCTCGGGCTCAATTTGTG cctcttccagcttctgtttCTGTGGAGTTTGCAGTGGCTGCCACTGACTGTGTTGCTAAAGAGGTCGTAGACCCAGCCAAGTGCAACCTGCTGGCAGAAAAG CAATATGGCTTCTGTAAGGGGATGGTCACTGAGAATGTTGCTGGTGGGGAAGATGTTGCAGTGACCTGCACGGTGTTCCAAACACAG CCTGTGCTCCCGCAGCCCCAACCAGATGGCGCCGAAGCAGGGCCCCTCACGCCTGCACAGGGCTCGGCTGGGCCAGCGCTTTCTCCAGCTGGCCTGCCCGCGGCCTCCCTGGTGGTGGGACCCAGGGCCGTGGCAGCTCCCCCGATCCCCCCACCGGTACACCCGGCGCACTACGACCTGCGCCACGCCTTCTCGGGTGTGGCCTCAGTGGAGTCAGCCTCAGGAGAAACGTTTCACGTGGGGAAAACACCCAAGGTGGCGCAGCCTAGCGTTCCTGCTCCTGAAGGTCCAGTTCCAGTGGTCCGCCCTTGCCCGGGGAGAATCAGATACTTCAAGATCTAG